One window of the Methylocystis parvus OBBP genome contains the following:
- a CDS encoding transglutaminase-like cysteine peptidase, with amino-acid sequence MRIAGRVLKSLALALAALGLSALPAMAGAKLPTATLSPLGPETSVPFGWVDFCQRYSAECDDGDRAPQAIDLTPAAMRKIEGVNALVNNKIEPVSDAEHAGAPDAWDYPTDGKGDCEDYALLKRRVLMEAGFPRAALLLAVVKDEHGDGHAVLMARTNRGDFVLDNLADEVKPWSQTSYRFVKRQSQENQNVWVAVGAPTSAPMYVAK; translated from the coding sequence ATGCGTATCGCGGGTCGCGTTCTCAAAAGTCTGGCTCTCGCTCTCGCCGCTCTGGGCCTCTCGGCTCTTCCGGCCATGGCCGGAGCCAAATTGCCGACCGCCACGCTCTCGCCGCTCGGCCCCGAGACCAGCGTGCCCTTCGGCTGGGTCGATTTCTGCCAGCGCTACAGCGCTGAATGCGATGACGGCGACCGCGCCCCGCAGGCTATCGACCTGACCCCGGCGGCGATGCGCAAGATCGAAGGCGTCAACGCCCTGGTCAACAACAAGATCGAGCCCGTCTCCGACGCGGAGCACGCCGGTGCGCCCGACGCCTGGGACTATCCGACCGACGGCAAGGGCGACTGCGAGGACTATGCGCTGCTCAAGCGCCGCGTGTTGATGGAAGCCGGCTTTCCGCGCGCCGCTCTGCTGCTCGCCGTCGTGAAGGACGAGCATGGCGACGGCCATGCGGTGCTGATGGCGCGCACCAATCGCGGCGACTTCGTTCTCGACAATCTCGCCGACGAGGTAAAGCCCTGGTCGCAGACGTCCTATCGCTTCGTGAAGCGGCAGTCGCAGGAAAATCAGAATGTGTGGGTGGCGGTCGGCGCGCCGACCAGCGCGCCGATGTATGTCGCGAAGTGA
- a CDS encoding transglutaminase-like cysteine peptidase has protein sequence MVGIIGKTIVALGLAGAGLVAVAATSLAGSEAPNFAPVGAETSVPYGWVEFCQRNRAECDDEAGVPTEIKLDAAAYNKIARINAWVNKHIDPIADADHWGAIDQWDYPSDGKGDCEDYALLKRRMLIDQGFPREALLLTVVKEKNGDGHSVLTVRTNRGEFILDNLADQVKLWKKTPYRFVKRQSQHNQNVWVAIGEPTAAPAYVSNQ, from the coding sequence ATGGTCGGCATCATCGGCAAAACGATTGTGGCTCTCGGTCTTGCGGGCGCGGGTCTCGTGGCGGTCGCCGCGACGAGCCTTGCAGGTTCGGAAGCGCCGAATTTCGCCCCGGTCGGCGCCGAGACCAGCGTGCCCTACGGGTGGGTCGAGTTTTGCCAGCGCAATCGGGCGGAGTGCGACGACGAGGCTGGCGTTCCGACGGAGATCAAGCTCGACGCGGCGGCCTATAACAAGATCGCCCGCATCAACGCCTGGGTGAACAAGCATATCGATCCTATCGCCGACGCGGATCACTGGGGCGCGATCGATCAATGGGACTATCCTTCGGACGGTAAGGGCGACTGCGAAGATTATGCGCTGCTGAAGCGCCGCATGCTCATCGATCAAGGGTTCCCGCGCGAGGCTCTGCTCCTGACCGTGGTGAAGGAAAAAAATGGCGACGGCCATTCCGTGCTTACGGTCCGCACCAATCGCGGGGAATTCATCCTCGACAATCTCGCCGATCAGGTGAAGCTCTGGAAGAAGACGCCCTATCGCTTCGTGAAGCGGCAGTCCCAGCACAATCAGAATGTCTGGGTCGCGATCGGCGAACCCACGGCCGCCCCGGCCTATGTCTCGAACCAGTGA
- a CDS encoding HigA family addiction module antitoxin: MTEVFVTRRGEREPTHPGAILRDDVLPALNVTVTDLAKMLDVGRQQLHRILSGESSISPEMALKLGKLCGNGPEIWINMQVAVDLWRARKALGARLDSIKEIQPCA, from the coding sequence ATGACTGAAGTTTTTGTAACGAGGCGAGGTGAGCGAGAACCGACCCATCCGGGCGCGATCCTTCGCGATGACGTCTTGCCTGCCCTCAACGTCACTGTCACTGACCTAGCTAAGATGCTGGATGTCGGACGCCAGCAACTGCACCGAATTCTCTCTGGCGAGTCGAGCATCTCTCCGGAAATGGCTCTGAAGCTGGGCAAACTTTGTGGAAATGGGCCTGAAATTTGGATCAATATGCAGGTTGCCGTCGACCTTTGGCGTGCTCGAAAGGCTTTGGGGGCGCGACTAGATTCTATCAAAGAAATCCAGCCTTGCGCCTAG
- a CDS encoding MipA/OmpV family protein, translating to MRITALRTLISAFTVVLCAPISGGAAELIPPPKTDSKGWIVTVSVIGAVSPSFPGSGQMRPYPFPAVAVRRVGEPETFSTPDEGFGFPVFDYGGLRVGPVANFVFQRGQRDGLFGLRRVALTHEIGGFVEYHPFDHFRMRAEMRQGIDGHEGFVAAFYADAYESVGRFRLSVGPRINFGDNNYANAYFSVTPFEALVNGRLLPYTATGGFTSAGGMATIRYNFTDETAVSVYGGGQRLLGSVGSSPIPNLIGSRNQFNAGLALSYSFVVADPLQYLPEPLTSLKP from the coding sequence TTGCGAATCACAGCGCTGAGAACCCTGATTTCGGCTTTTACAGTCGTGCTTTGTGCGCCGATCTCCGGCGGCGCGGCGGAACTGATTCCTCCGCCCAAGACCGACTCGAAGGGCTGGATCGTCACGGTCAGCGTGATCGGCGCGGTCTCCCCGAGCTTTCCGGGGTCAGGGCAGATGCGGCCCTATCCCTTCCCGGCGGTGGCGGTGCGCAGGGTGGGCGAACCCGAAACCTTCTCGACGCCGGACGAGGGTTTCGGCTTCCCGGTTTTCGATTATGGCGGGCTGCGGGTCGGCCCTGTCGCCAACTTCGTCTTCCAGCGCGGACAGCGCGACGGGCTTTTCGGCCTGCGCCGCGTGGCGCTGACCCATGAGATCGGCGGCTTCGTCGAGTATCATCCCTTCGATCATTTCCGCATGCGCGCCGAGATGCGCCAGGGAATCGACGGCCATGAGGGCTTCGTCGCGGCCTTTTATGCGGACGCCTATGAGTCCGTCGGCCGTTTCCGCCTCTCGGTCGGCCCGCGCATCAATTTCGGCGACAATAATTACGCCAACGCCTATTTCTCGGTGACGCCGTTCGAGGCGCTGGTGAACGGCCGGCTGCTTCCCTACACGGCGACCGGCGGATTCACGTCGGCCGGCGGCATGGCGACGATCCGCTACAATTTCACCGACGAAACGGCCGTCTCCGTCTATGGCGGCGGGCAGCGATTGCTCGGCAGCGTGGGCTCCAGCCCCATTCCCAACCTCATTGGCTCGCGCAATCAGTTCAACGCGGGTCTGGCGCTGTCCTATTCATTCGTCGTCGCGGACCCGCTGCAATATCTGCCCGAGCCCCTGACGTCCCTCAAGCCGTAG
- a CDS encoding type II toxin-antitoxin system RelE/ParE family toxin, producing MIKSFKNKYLEEFFQTGKSAKIAKEFHERLVRRLDALEAARKPGDMRIPGFDFHPLNGFNPPRYSVHVNGPWCVTFEFDGQDASQVDFEQYH from the coding sequence ATGATAAAATCATTCAAAAACAAGTATTTGGAGGAATTTTTTCAGACCGGAAAGTCAGCAAAAATAGCCAAAGAATTCCACGAGCGGCTTGTTCGGAGGTTAGACGCGCTCGAAGCAGCAAGAAAGCCAGGCGATATGCGCATTCCAGGGTTCGATTTTCATCCGTTGAACGGATTTAATCCTCCCCGGTATTCGGTTCATGTAAATGGCCCGTGGTGCGTTACTTTTGAATTCGATGGCCAGGATGCGTCGCAAGTGGACTTTGAACAATATCACTAG
- a CDS encoding gamma carbonic anhydrase family protein: MPLYTLDGIAPRLPAEGRYFVAPGAHLIGRVELQEDANVWFNCVLRGDNEWITIGARTNIQDNSVLHTDMGYPLTIGADCTIGHNVILHGCTIGDGALIGMGATILNGAKIGKNCLVGANALVTEGKEFPDNSLIVGAPAKVIRELGEDSRATFLESAKHYVENGQRYLKGLAGIEG, translated from the coding sequence ATGCCGCTCTACACGCTCGATGGAATTGCGCCGCGCCTGCCGGCCGAGGGTCGCTATTTCGTGGCGCCCGGCGCGCATCTCATCGGCCGCGTCGAGCTTCAGGAAGACGCCAATGTCTGGTTCAACTGCGTGCTGCGTGGCGACAATGAGTGGATCACGATCGGCGCGCGGACCAATATCCAGGACAATAGCGTCCTCCACACCGATATGGGCTATCCGCTGACGATCGGCGCCGACTGCACCATCGGCCACAATGTCATCTTGCATGGCTGCACGATCGGCGACGGCGCGCTCATCGGCATGGGCGCGACGATTCTCAACGGCGCCAAGATCGGGAAGAACTGCCTTGTCGGCGCCAATGCGCTGGTGACGGAAGGCAAGGAGTTTCCCGACAATTCGCTCATTGTCGGCGCGCCGGCGAAGGTCATCCGGGAGCTTGGCGAAGACTCGCGCGCGACGTTCCTCGAGTCGGCGAAGCACTATGTGGAGAACGGCCAGCGCTACCTGAAAGGGCTTGCCGGGATCGAAGGCTGA
- a CDS encoding FAD-dependent monooxygenase: MSAPIVIAGAGIGGLSAALALARAGKRVIILERAAKIEEVGAGLQIAPNAGRILAGLGLESALAAVALEPQAINIRRGRDGSVLARLDLSDSGSRWGAPFRVFHRADLQQALLQAALAHEAIEIRTSARVGDFTERSGRLSLRAHGEGGVEEIDASGLVGADGQRSAVRAHLFPTERDAPYYSGLTAWRALVPAELAPAALRARESNLWMLPGAHVVHYPLRDGSIINVVVIVAEEPRAADGAAILALEGPELARLLAPKGPGADLLSLVQAGASWRHWPLFARPPLSKWSRGAVTLLGDAAHPMLPFLAQGAAQAIEDAAALGTAFLRLGVGVEAAFADYERSRIARASRIVRASRRQGDYFHISGPASVARDFAIRALGGRGMLARNAWLYR; the protein is encoded by the coding sequence GTGAGCGCCCCGATCGTCATTGCGGGCGCTGGCATTGGCGGGCTTTCCGCCGCGCTCGCGCTCGCCCGCGCGGGCAAACGCGTCATCATCCTGGAGCGCGCGGCGAAGATCGAGGAAGTCGGGGCCGGGTTGCAGATTGCGCCCAACGCCGGACGCATTCTCGCCGGTCTCGGGCTCGAAAGCGCGCTCGCCGCGGTGGCGCTGGAGCCGCAGGCGATCAATATCCGCCGCGGGCGCGACGGCTCCGTTCTGGCGCGGCTCGATCTTTCCGATTCAGGGAGCCGCTGGGGCGCGCCCTTCAGGGTTTTCCACCGCGCCGATCTGCAGCAGGCTTTGTTGCAGGCGGCCCTCGCCCATGAGGCGATCGAGATTCGCACCAGCGCGCGCGTCGGCGATTTCACTGAACGTTCCGGACGCCTGTCGCTGCGGGCCCATGGCGAGGGCGGCGTCGAGGAAATCGACGCCTCCGGCCTTGTCGGCGCCGACGGACAGCGCTCCGCCGTGCGCGCCCATCTCTTCCCGACGGAACGCGACGCGCCCTATTATTCCGGCCTTACGGCGTGGCGCGCGCTGGTTCCCGCCGAGCTGGCCCCGGCGGCGCTGCGCGCCCGCGAGAGCAATCTCTGGATGCTGCCCGGCGCCCATGTCGTTCACTATCCGCTGCGCGACGGCTCCATCATCAATGTCGTCGTGATCGTCGCCGAGGAGCCCCGCGCGGCGGACGGCGCCGCCATCCTCGCGCTCGAGGGGCCGGAACTCGCGCGTCTGCTCGCGCCCAAAGGCCCCGGGGCCGATCTCCTCTCCCTCGTCCAGGCCGGCGCTTCCTGGCGGCATTGGCCGCTTTTCGCCCGGCCCCCGCTTTCGAAATGGAGCAGGGGCGCCGTCACGCTGCTGGGCGACGCCGCGCATCCGATGCTCCCCTTCCTGGCGCAAGGCGCGGCGCAGGCGATCGAGGACGCCGCCGCGCTGGGAACCGCCTTTCTGCGGCTCGGCGTCGGCGTCGAGGCCGCCTTCGCGGATTATGAGAGGAGCCGGATCGCCCGCGCCTCGCGCATCGTTCGCGCCTCGCGACGCCAGGGCGATTATTTTCATATAAGCGGGCCGGCTTCGGTCGCGCGCGATTTCGCCATCAGGGCGCTCGGCGGCCGGGGAATGCTCGCGCGCAATGCCTGGCTCTACCGATAG